One region of Azoarcus sp. CIB genomic DNA includes:
- a CDS encoding alkaline phosphatase D family protein, with protein MPDYRRAWHPAGTWLFTVNALQRGDDDLLIRHLGRLRYVVRDVRRSTPGWRVLRRLALPWLLLALHAAVASAATLAGGPMAGPATAARVGVWLMTDAPAQVQLEYWPHGQPDAARRSAPVAVSPERGHTARVDLDGLQAATRYAYRVLLDGTPVELGEVPAFTTAPAEPAAPRELVIATGSCSYVPDPPYEVTQGSFGAGFEIFDTIAARRPDVMLWLGDSIYYRDDDLAPADEAAARMHRRWATTRSFAPLQRLLRTGQHVAIWDDHDYGPDNSNRDFALKATALELFQDYWANPGYGLPDGGGTFARVPLGDVELFLLDDRYHRDDDAAADPARTMLGAVQLEWLKGALRDSRATFKLVANGSRMLSDRPSPEQRGGEGWHNFPRERQTFLDWLAAERIDGVFFLSGDIHYTHLTERERPGTYPLTELTCSPLTSRVHPRPFPVREVPGTLVTQRNFCTLEFSGPAGSRLLRVAAWNGAGTRLWQEEFPAARLRTPGAHPPTRNIDATRPTRASTQGVTP; from the coding sequence ATGCCCGACTATCGACGCGCCTGGCATCCCGCCGGCACCTGGTTGTTCACGGTCAATGCCCTGCAGCGCGGGGACGATGACCTGCTGATCCGCCATCTCGGCCGGTTGCGCTACGTCGTTCGGGACGTTCGCCGTTCCACGCCTGGGTGGCGCGTACTGCGCCGCCTGGCGCTGCCCTGGCTGCTGCTGGCGCTGCACGCGGCCGTCGCCAGCGCGGCCACCTTGGCCGGCGGCCCGATGGCCGGGCCGGCGACGGCCGCGCGCGTCGGCGTGTGGCTGATGACCGACGCCCCCGCGCAGGTGCAGCTCGAGTACTGGCCGCACGGGCAGCCCGACGCGGCGCGGCGCAGCGCGCCGGTCGCCGTCAGCCCGGAGCGCGGCCACACCGCGCGCGTCGACCTCGACGGCCTGCAGGCCGCCACCCGCTACGCCTATCGTGTGCTGCTCGACGGGACCCCGGTCGAGCTCGGAGAGGTGCCCGCGTTCACCACCGCGCCCGCGGAGCCGGCCGCGCCGCGCGAGCTGGTCATCGCCACCGGCTCGTGCAGCTACGTCCCCGACCCCCCTTACGAGGTCACGCAGGGCTCCTTCGGCGCCGGCTTCGAGATCTTCGATACCATCGCCGCACGGCGACCCGACGTCATGCTGTGGCTCGGCGACAGCATCTACTACCGCGACGACGACCTCGCGCCCGCGGACGAGGCCGCCGCGCGGATGCACCGGCGCTGGGCGACCACGCGCAGCTTCGCGCCGCTGCAGCGGCTGCTGCGCACCGGCCAGCACGTCGCCATCTGGGACGACCACGACTATGGCCCGGACAACTCGAACCGCGACTTCGCGCTCAAGGCGACGGCGCTGGAGTTGTTCCAGGACTACTGGGCGAACCCCGGCTACGGACTGCCCGACGGCGGCGGGACCTTCGCCCGGGTGCCGCTCGGCGACGTCGAGCTGTTCCTGCTTGACGACCGTTACCACCGCGACGACGATGCCGCTGCTGACCCCGCCCGGACGATGTTGGGCGCGGTGCAGCTCGAGTGGCTCAAGGGCGCGCTGCGCGACTCGCGCGCCACCTTCAAGCTGGTCGCCAACGGCAGCCGCATGCTCAGCGACCGCCCGTCGCCCGAGCAGCGCGGCGGCGAGGGCTGGCACAACTTCCCGCGCGAGCGCCAGACGTTCCTCGACTGGCTCGCTGCGGAGCGCATCGACGGCGTGTTCTTCCTCTCCGGCGACATCCACTACACCCACCTGACCGAGCGCGAGCGCCCCGGCACCTACCCGCTGACCGAACTGACCTGCTCGCCGCTGACCTCGCGCGTGCATCCCCGCCCGTTCCCGGTGCGCGAGGTGCCCGGAACGCTGGTCACGCAGCGCAACTTCTGCACGCTGGAGTTCTCCGGGCCGGCCGGCTCGCGGTTGCTGCGCGTCGCCGCGTGGAACGGCGCGGGCACGCGCCTGTGGCAGGAGGAGTTTCCAGCCGCGCGGCTGCGCACGCCGGGAGCGCACCCACCCACCCGGAATATCGACGCCACGCGCCCGACGCGCGCGAGCACACAGGGGGTCACCCCTTAG
- a CDS encoding mandelate racemase/muconate lactonizing enzyme family protein, whose translation MRIVEIREKTVPISSPIRNAYIDFSKMTLSLVAVVTDVIRDGKPVVGYGFNSNGRYGQGQLMRERFIPRILEANPASLVDDTGSNLDPHKVWNCMFTNEKPGGHGERSVAIGTIDMAIWDAVAKIEGKPLFQLLAERYGNGTPDRRIFVYAAGGYYYPGQDHEKLKDEMRSYIDRGYTVVKKKIGGASLDEDLRRIDSILSVLQDGQKLAVDANGRFDLDTAIQYAKALSQYDLFWYEEPGDPLDFELQATLRNYYKNPMATGEDLFSMQDARNLIRYGGMRPDRDWLQFDCALSYGLVEYLRTLDMLAQHGWSASRCIPHGGHQMSLNIAAGLGLGGNESYPDLFQPYGGFPDGVTVDNGYVTLPDLPGIGFEGKADLYREMQKLSA comes from the coding sequence GTGAGAATAGTCGAAATCCGCGAGAAGACCGTCCCGATCAGTTCGCCGATCCGCAACGCCTACATCGATTTCAGCAAGATGACGCTGAGCCTCGTCGCCGTCGTCACCGACGTCATCCGTGACGGCAAGCCGGTGGTCGGCTACGGCTTCAATTCGAACGGCCGTTACGGACAGGGCCAGTTGATGCGCGAACGCTTCATTCCGCGCATCCTCGAAGCCAACCCCGCGAGCCTGGTCGACGACACCGGCAGCAACCTTGACCCGCACAAGGTCTGGAACTGCATGTTCACGAACGAGAAGCCCGGCGGGCACGGCGAACGCTCGGTGGCCATCGGCACGATCGACATGGCGATCTGGGACGCGGTCGCCAAGATCGAGGGCAAGCCGCTGTTCCAGCTGCTCGCCGAGCGCTACGGCAACGGCACGCCGGACCGGCGCATTTTCGTCTATGCGGCGGGCGGCTACTACTACCCCGGTCAGGATCACGAAAAGCTCAAGGACGAGATGCGCAGCTACATCGACCGCGGCTATACCGTGGTCAAGAAGAAGATCGGCGGCGCGTCGCTCGACGAGGATCTGCGGCGCATCGATTCGATCCTCTCCGTGCTGCAGGACGGCCAGAAACTCGCCGTCGACGCCAACGGCCGCTTCGACCTCGACACGGCGATCCAGTACGCCAAGGCGCTGTCGCAGTACGACCTCTTCTGGTACGAGGAGCCGGGCGACCCGCTCGACTTCGAGCTGCAGGCGACCCTGCGCAACTACTACAAGAACCCGATGGCGACCGGTGAGGATCTGTTCTCGATGCAGGACGCGCGCAACCTGATCCGCTATGGCGGCATGCGCCCGGACCGCGACTGGCTGCAGTTCGACTGCGCGCTGAGCTACGGCCTGGTCGAGTACCTGCGCACGCTCGACATGCTCGCGCAGCACGGGTGGTCGGCGAGCCGCTGCATTCCGCACGGCGGGCACCAGATGTCGCTCAACATCGCGGCGGGCCTGGGGCTCGGGGGCAACGAGTCGTATCCCGATCTCTTCCAGCCCTACGGCGGGTTCCCCGATGGCGTGACCGTCGACAACGGCTACGTCACGCTGCCCGACCTGCCGGGCATCGGCTTCGAGGGCAAGGCGGACCTGTATCGCGAGATGCAGAAGCTGTCGGCCTGA
- a CDS encoding N-acetyltransferase, with the protein MIRPETPSDEDAIEQVTRRAFLSHPYSHQTEQFIIRALRADHALSVSLVAEEAGRVVGHIALSPVSVSDGAAGWYGLGPISVEPEWQVRGIGRALMERGLAELRRIGANGCVLVGDPAFYTRFGFANNPALVLEGVPPEYFLALPLGTASAHGNVRFHPAFQATS; encoded by the coding sequence ATGATCCGGCCCGAGACACCATCAGACGAAGACGCAATCGAGCAAGTCACGCGACGGGCTTTTCTCTCTCATCCTTACAGCCATCAAACCGAGCAGTTCATCATCCGCGCCCTGCGGGCGGATCACGCACTGTCGGTCTCTCTGGTCGCCGAAGAGGCAGGCCGCGTCGTGGGGCACATTGCGCTGTCGCCGGTAAGTGTCAGTGATGGTGCTGCCGGCTGGTATGGACTTGGGCCGATTTCGGTCGAGCCGGAGTGGCAAGTCCGTGGTATCGGGCGGGCGCTGATGGAAAGGGGGCTTGCCGAGCTCCGCAGGATCGGCGCGAACGGTTGTGTGCTCGTCGGTGACCCGGCGTTCTACACTCGATTCGGGTTTGCGAACAATCCGGCGCTCGTGCTGGAGGGCGTTCCGCCCGAGTACTTTCTTGCGCTACCCCTGGGCACCGCTTCCGCTCATGGCAATGTCCGGTTCCATCCGGCATTTCAGGCCACAAGCTGA
- a CDS encoding LysR family transcriptional regulator, protein MKTASASELEFFVLLARHGSLSAAARALDITPPAATMRLAAIEERLGVRLVNRTTRSISLTSEGELYLLHAARLLEELREMDEIVTSSRQAPRGLLRVNATLGFGRTTIAPLVSAFAARYPDVEVQLEVTDRPIDLVEAGYDLAIRFGELPDSRVHARRIMSNRRFLCASPRYLEQHGTPVTLDDLTRHRCIVHRQNDDAYGIWRFTRDSHTEVVKVQGALSSNDGDIVLGWALDGHGILIRSEWDLAKYLESGRLRRVLPDYALPNADLYVSYPGKRNLPARARAFINFLVEELAGGG, encoded by the coding sequence TTGAAAACCGCCAGCGCCTCCGAACTCGAGTTCTTCGTCCTGCTCGCCCGCCACGGCAGCCTGTCGGCCGCGGCCCGCGCGCTCGACATCACCCCGCCCGCAGCGACGATGCGGCTCGCGGCGATAGAGGAACGGCTCGGCGTGCGCCTCGTCAATCGCACCACGCGCAGCATCAGCCTGACCAGCGAAGGCGAGCTCTACCTGCTGCACGCTGCCCGCCTGCTCGAAGAGCTGCGCGAGATGGACGAGATCGTCACCAGCAGCCGGCAAGCGCCGCGCGGGCTGCTGCGCGTCAACGCGACGCTCGGCTTCGGCCGCACCACAATCGCCCCGCTGGTCTCGGCCTTCGCTGCGCGCTACCCGGACGTCGAAGTGCAGCTCGAAGTCACCGATCGCCCCATCGACCTGGTCGAGGCCGGTTACGACCTCGCGATCCGCTTCGGCGAACTGCCCGACAGCCGCGTGCACGCCCGCCGCATCATGTCGAACCGGCGCTTCCTGTGCGCGTCGCCGCGTTACCTCGAACAGCACGGCACGCCCGTGACGCTCGACGACCTCACCCGCCACCGCTGTATCGTCCATCGCCAGAACGACGACGCCTACGGCATCTGGCGCTTCACGCGCGACAGCCACACCGAAGTCGTGAAGGTGCAGGGCGCGCTGTCGAGCAACGACGGCGACATCGTGCTCGGCTGGGCGCTCGACGGCCACGGCATCCTGATCCGCTCGGAATGGGATCTCGCGAAGTACCTCGAGAGCGGCCGCCTCAGGCGCGTGCTGCCCGACTACGCGCTACCGAACGCCGACCTGTACGTGTCTTACCCAGGCAAGCGCAACCTGCCCGCCCGCGCGCGGGCCTTCATCAACTTTCTGGTCGAAGAGCTCGCGGGCGGCGGCTAG
- a CDS encoding calcium-binding protein, translating to MLDSLIFIDSFNNRIVTAPSIDPNQLVLYRDPYSNQYTVRLLGIDEELHFAPGTIREIQFGDGTVWDQFAIDQAVWQTQLQQGTSGNDWLWGTEGQDVLLGGAGDDQLMGNGGNDVLDGGAGNDKLDGGVGSDTYVLAAGGGTDTIMDGGAYWMEQNRIVTAPTIDPGQVMLVREPGGYDQYGNWTGEQYVLRLLGTHDELRFNPGTIQEIQFGDGTVWNQFAIDQAVWQTQLQQGKAGNDWLSGTEGQDVLLGGAGDDQLQGNGGNDVLDGGAGNDKLEGGAGSDTYVLAGGGGSDTIMDGGAYWMEQNRIVTAPSIDPSQVMLVREPGGYDQYGQWTGDQFVLRLLGSHDELRFNPGTIQEIQFGDGTVWDQFAIDQAVWQTQLQQGSAGNDWLSGTDGQDVLLGSAGDDQLMGNGGNDVLDGGTGDDRLDGGVGSDTYVLAAGGGSDTVMDGGPYWMEQNRIVTAPTIDPGQVMLVREPGGYDQYGNWTGEQYVLRLLGSHDELRFNPGSIQEIQFGDGTVWDQFAIDQAVMQTQLQQGTSGNDWLWGMEGQDVLLGGAGDDQLMGNGGNDVLDGGAGNDKLDGGAGADTYVLAAGGGSDTIMDGGPYWMEQNRIVTAPTIDPGQVMLVRELGGYDQYGQWTGDQYVLRLLGSHDELRFNPGTIQEIQFGDGTVWNQFAIDQAVLQTQLQQGTSGNDWLWGTESQDVLLGGAGDDQLQGNGGNDVLDGGAGNDRLDGGAGADTYVLAAGGGSDTITDGGAYWMELNRIVTAPTIDPGQVMLVRELGGYDQYGQWTGDQYVLRLLGSNDELRFNPGTIQEIQFGDGTVWNQFAIDQAVMQTQLQQGTSGNDWLWGTESQDVLLGGAGDDQLQGNGGNDVLDGGTGNDKLDGGAGSDTYVLAAGGGSDTIMDGGPYWMEQNRIVTAPTIDPGQVMLVRELGGYDQYGQWTGDQYVLRLLGSNDELRFNPGTIQEIQFGDGTVWNQFAIDQAVLQTQLQQGSAGNDWLWGMEGQDVLLGGAGDDQLQGNGGNDVLDGGTGNDKLDGGAGADIYVLAAGGGTDTVVDTYWMEQNRIVTAPTIDPGQVMLVRELGGYDQYGQWTGDQYVLRLLGSNDELRFNPGTIQEIQFGDGTVWNQFAIDQAVLQTQLQQGTSGNDWLWGTESQDVLLGGAGDDQLQGNGGNDVLDGGAGNDRLDGGAGADTYVLAAGGGADTIVDAYASWMEQNRIVTAPDVDPEQVTLLYRPGSYDPYMGGAQPEQYVLRIVGSTDELRFAPGAIQEIQFGDGTVWNAQMISMMAVTDVNDPPTGEVTISGAPVQGETLVASNTLADADGMSEVHYLWHADGVAIDGAVENTYTLSQVDVGKTITVTASYMDGFGTQVSAVGFAMPPVANLNDLPSGEVLVMGEAVQGQTLTAFHNLADADGLGALGYQWSVDGAAIAGANESSYTLKQGDVGKSVAVTVSYVDGFGAAESVASAPTVPVANINDLPTGELTIDGIAMQGQTLTATSSLADEDGVGLLRYQWSVDGAAIAGATESSYTLAVSDVGRSISVTASYVDGFGTAESVNSLATAPVLPIPNLTLTGAGGNDAIYGDGGHDSLTGLGGSDTLYGLDGDDMLDGGAGTDSLLGGEGSDLYVINLASDHLAAEISDTGTTGADEVRFTSASASTLKLYASDTGIEKVVVGTGSGATANTSGTTALNVDASAVLNGLTLIGNAGANTLTGTAYNDTLDGGAGVDRMTGGYGNDTYVVDTIKDVISEGSVSGGSDTVVSSIGYTLGTNVENLVLTGQAGLSGTGNSLANRLSGSDGADTLKGLAGNDVLQGGAGNDMLVGGLGIDELTGGAGADVFRFESTLGSTNIDTITDFDGTSDTIQLENLIFKKLAATGSLAAANFVASATGEAADANDYVLYNTSTGGLYYDADGNGAGAAVQVATLTSAPTLGAGDFIVT from the coding sequence ATGCTTGATAGCCTGATCTTTATCGACAGCTTCAATAACCGAATTGTTACCGCGCCGTCGATCGATCCGAACCAGCTGGTGCTGTATCGCGATCCCTATTCCAATCAGTACACCGTGCGGCTGCTGGGTATCGACGAGGAGCTGCACTTCGCTCCGGGCACGATCCGGGAGATCCAGTTCGGCGACGGCACGGTGTGGGACCAGTTCGCCATCGACCAGGCGGTGTGGCAGACGCAGCTGCAGCAAGGCACGTCGGGCAACGACTGGCTGTGGGGCACGGAAGGGCAGGACGTGCTGCTGGGCGGCGCGGGCGACGACCAGCTGATGGGTAACGGCGGCAATGACGTCCTCGACGGCGGCGCCGGCAACGACAAACTGGACGGCGGCGTCGGCTCCGACACCTACGTGCTCGCCGCCGGCGGCGGCACCGACACCATCATGGACGGCGGCGCCTACTGGATGGAACAGAACCGCATCGTCACCGCCCCGACCATCGATCCGGGCCAAGTGATGCTGGTGCGCGAACCCGGTGGCTACGACCAGTACGGCAATTGGACCGGCGAGCAGTACGTGCTGCGCCTGCTCGGCACGCACGACGAACTGCGCTTCAATCCGGGCACGATCCAGGAGATCCAGTTCGGTGACGGCACGGTGTGGAACCAGTTCGCCATCGATCAGGCGGTGTGGCAGACGCAGCTGCAGCAGGGCAAGGCGGGCAATGACTGGCTGTCGGGCACGGAAGGCCAGGATGTCCTGCTGGGCGGCGCAGGCGACGACCAGCTGCAGGGCAACGGCGGCAATGACGTCCTCGACGGCGGCGCCGGCAACGACAAACTGGAGGGCGGTGCCGGTTCCGATACCTACGTGCTCGCCGGAGGCGGCGGCTCCGACACCATCATGGACGGCGGCGCCTACTGGATGGAACAGAACCGCATCGTCACCGCCCCGTCCATCGACCCGAGCCAGGTGATGCTGGTACGCGAACCGGGCGGCTACGACCAGTACGGCCAGTGGACCGGTGACCAGTTCGTGCTGCGCCTGCTGGGTTCGCACGACGAGCTGCGCTTCAATCCAGGTACAATCCAAGAGATCCAGTTCGGCGACGGCACGGTGTGGGACCAGTTCGCCATCGACCAGGCGGTGTGGCAGACGCAACTGCAGCAGGGCAGCGCCGGCAACGACTGGCTGTCGGGCACCGACGGCCAGGACGTGTTGCTGGGCAGCGCGGGCGACGACCAGCTGATGGGCAACGGCGGCAACGACGTGCTCGACGGCGGGACGGGTGACGATCGCCTCGACGGCGGTGTCGGTTCGGACACCTACGTACTCGCCGCCGGCGGCGGTTCGGACACCGTCATGGACGGCGGCCCCTACTGGATGGAACAGAACCGCATCGTCACCGCCCCGACCATCGATCCGGGCCAGGTGATGCTGGTGCGCGAACCCGGTGGCTATGACCAGTACGGCAATTGGACCGGCGAGCAGTACGTGCTGCGCCTGCTCGGCTCGCACGACGAGCTGCGCTTCAATCCCGGCTCGATCCAGGAAATCCAGTTCGGCGACGGCACGGTGTGGGACCAGTTCGCCATCGATCAGGCGGTGATGCAGACGCAGCTGCAGCAAGGCACGTCGGGCAACGACTGGCTGTGGGGCATGGAAGGGCAGGACGTGCTGCTGGGCGGCGCGGGCGACGACCAACTGATGGGCAACGGCGGCAACGACGTCCTCGACGGCGGCGCCGGCAACGACAAGCTGGACGGCGGCGCCGGTGCGGACACCTACGTGCTCGCCGCCGGCGGCGGTTCGGACACCATCATGGACGGCGGCCCCTACTGGATGGAGCAGAACCGCATCGTCACCGCCCCGACGATCGACCCGGGCCAGGTGATGCTGGTGCGCGAACTGGGCGGCTACGACCAGTACGGCCAGTGGACCGGCGACCAGTACGTGCTGCGTCTGCTCGGCTCGCACGACGAGCTGCGCTTCAACCCCGGCACGATCCAGGAAATCCAGTTCGGCGACGGCACGGTGTGGAACCAGTTCGCCATCGATCAGGCGGTGCTGCAGACGCAGCTGCAGCAAGGCACGTCGGGCAACGACTGGCTGTGGGGCACGGAAAGCCAGGATGTGCTGCTGGGTGGCGCGGGCGACGACCAGCTGCAGGGCAACGGCGGCAATGACGTGCTCGACGGTGGAGCGGGCAATGACCGCCTCGACGGTGGCGCCGGCGCCGACACCTATGTGCTTGCCGCCGGCGGCGGCTCCGACACCATCACGGACGGCGGCGCCTACTGGATGGAACTGAACCGCATCGTCACCGCCCCGACCATCGACCCGGGCCAGGTGATGCTCGTGCGCGAACTGGGCGGTTACGACCAGTACGGCCAGTGGACGGGCGACCAGTACGTGCTGCGGCTACTGGGTTCGAACGACGAGCTGCGCTTCAACCCCGGCACGATCCAGGAGATCCAGTTCGGCGACGGCACGGTGTGGAACCAGTTCGCCATCGATCAGGCGGTGATGCAGACGCAGCTGCAGCAAGGCACGTCGGGCAACGACTGGCTGTGGGGCACGGAAAGCCAGGACGTGCTGCTGGGCGGCGCGGGCGACGACCAGCTGCAGGGCAACGGCGGCAATGACGTGCTCGACGGCGGAACGGGCAACGACAAACTGGACGGCGGTGCCGGCTCGGATACCTATGTGCTTGCCGCCGGCGGCGGCTCCGACACCATCATGGACGGCGGCCCCTACTGGATGGAACAGAACCGCATCGTCACCGCCCCGACCATCGACCCGGGTCAGGTGATGCTCGTGCGCGAACTAGGCGGTTACGACCAGTACGGCCAGTGGACGGGCGACCAGTACGTGCTGCGGCTACTGGGTTCGAACGACGAGCTACGCTTCAACCCCGGCACGATCCAGGAGATCCAGTTCGGCGACGGCACGGTGTGGAACCAGTTCGCCATCGATCAGGCGGTGCTGCAGACGCAGCTGCAGCAAGGCAGCGCCGGCAATGACTGGCTGTGGGGCATGGAAGGGCAGGACGTGCTGCTGGGCGGCGCGGGCGACGACCAGCTGCAGGGCAACGGCGGCAATGACGTGCTCGACGGCGGAACGGGCAACGACAAGCTGGACGGCGGTGCTGGTGCCGACATCTACGTGCTCGCCGCCGGCGGCGGCACCGACACCGTCGTCGACACCTACTGGATGGAGCAGAACCGCATCGTCACCGCCCCGACCATCGACCCGGGTCAAGTGATGCTCGTGCGCGAACTAGGCGGTTACGACCAGTACGGCCAGTGGACGGGCGACCAGTACGTGCTGCGGTTACTGGGTTCGAACGACGAGCTGCGCTTCAACCCCGGCACGATCCAGGAGATCCAGTTCGGCGACGGCACGGTGTGGAACCAGTTCGCCATCGATCAGGCGGTGCTGCAGACGCAGCTGCAGCAAGGCACGTCCGGCAATGACTGGCTGTGGGGCACGGAAAGCCAGGACGTGCTGCTGGGTGGCGCGGGCGACGACCAGCTGCAGGGCAACGGCGGCAATGACGTGCTCGACGGTGGAGCGGGCAATGACCGCCTCGACGGTGGCGCCGGCGCCGACACCTACGTGCTCGCCGCCGGCGGTGGCGCTGACACCATTGTCGATGCGTATGCCTCCTGGATGGAGCAGAACCGAATCGTCACCGCACCTGACGTCGATCCAGAACAGGTCACGCTGCTGTATCGTCCCGGATCCTATGATCCGTACATGGGCGGGGCGCAGCCCGAGCAGTATGTCCTGCGCATCGTCGGCTCGACCGACGAGCTGCGCTTTGCGCCCGGCGCGATCCAGGAGATTCAGTTCGGCGACGGCACGGTGTGGAACGCACAAATGATCTCGATGATGGCCGTGACGGACGTCAATGATCCGCCCACCGGAGAGGTCACCATCAGCGGGGCGCCGGTGCAGGGCGAAACGCTCGTTGCATCCAATACCCTGGCGGATGCAGACGGTATGAGCGAAGTCCACTACCTGTGGCATGCCGACGGTGTCGCGATCGACGGTGCGGTCGAAAATACCTACACCCTGTCGCAGGTTGATGTGGGCAAGACCATCACCGTCACCGCCTCCTACATGGATGGCTTCGGAACGCAGGTGAGCGCGGTCGGTTTCGCGATGCCGCCCGTCGCGAACCTCAACGATCTGCCGAGCGGTGAGGTGCTTGTCATGGGCGAGGCCGTGCAGGGGCAGACCCTGACCGCATTCCACAACCTCGCGGACGCCGACGGACTGGGCGCACTCGGCTACCAGTGGAGTGTGGACGGCGCGGCGATCGCAGGTGCCAATGAGAGCAGCTACACGCTCAAGCAGGGTGACGTGGGCAAGAGCGTTGCGGTCACCGTGAGTTATGTGGATGGCTTTGGCGCTGCGGAAAGCGTCGCGAGTGCGCCGACGGTTCCGGTCGCGAACATCAACGACCTGCCGACCGGAGAGCTCACGATCGACGGAATCGCCATGCAGGGCCAGACTCTGACGGCGACCAGCAGCTTGGCCGATGAAGACGGAGTCGGGCTGCTCCGCTACCAGTGGAGCGTCGATGGTGCCGCAATCGCCGGGGCGACCGAGAGCAGCTACACGCTTGCTGTAAGTGACGTGGGCAGGAGCATCTCCGTCACGGCCAGCTATGTCGACGGCTTCGGTACGGCGGAAAGCGTCAACAGTCTCGCCACGGCGCCGGTGCTGCCCATCCCGAATCTCACCCTGACCGGTGCCGGCGGCAACGACGCGATCTACGGCGATGGCGGCCACGACAGCCTTACCGGCCTTGGCGGAAGCGATACGCTGTATGGGCTCGACGGCGACGACATGCTGGATGGTGGAGCGGGAACGGACAGCCTGCTGGGCGGAGAGGGATCCGACCTGTATGTGATCAACCTTGCGTCGGATCACCTCGCAGCGGAAATCTCCGACACGGGCACGACGGGTGCGGACGAAGTCCGCTTCACGTCGGCTTCCGCGAGCACATTGAAGCTCTACGCGTCGGACACCGGCATCGAGAAGGTCGTCGTAGGCACCGGCAGCGGGGCCACGGCGAACACCTCAGGCACGACGGCCCTGAATGTCGACGCATCGGCGGTGCTGAACGGCCTGACGCTGATCGGCAATGCGGGCGCGAACACCCTGACCGGTACCGCCTACAACGACACGCTCGACGGGGGCGCCGGTGTCGACAGGATGACCGGCGGATACGGTAATGACACCTACGTCGTGGACACCATCAAGGATGTGATTTCCGAGGGCAGCGTTTCGGGCGGCTCAGACACGGTGGTGTCGAGCATCGGCTACACCCTGGGTACAAACGTCGAAAACCTCGTGCTGACAGGACAGGCCGGCCTGAGCGGAACGGGCAACTCGCTGGCGAACCGCCTGTCGGGCAGCGACGGTGCGGATACCCTGAAGGGGCTTGCCGGAAACGACGTGCTCCAGGGCGGCGCCGGGAACGACATGCTGGTCGGTGGCCTGGGGATCGACGAGCTGACAGGGGGGGCGGGCGCGGACGTCTTCCGCTTCGAAAGCACCCTGGGCTCGACCAACATCGACACGATCACGGACTTCGACGGCACGAGCGATACGATCCAGCTGGAGAACCTGATCTTCAAGAAACTCGCTGCAACCGGCAGCCTCGCGGCTGCGAATTTCGTCGCCAGCGCCACGGGCGAGGCCGCCGATGCCAACGACTACGTGCTTTACAACACGAGCACGGGCGGCCTGTACTACGATGCCGATGGCAATGGAGCGGGCGCGGCCGTTCAGGTGGCGACGCTGACCAGCGCCCCGACCCTTGGCGCCGGGGACTTCATCGTTACGTGA